The following coding sequences are from one Brienomyrus brachyistius isolate T26 chromosome 2, BBRACH_0.4, whole genome shotgun sequence window:
- the fam222aa gene encoding protein FAM222A translates to MLACLQRRQNPPAQHLVCSAKALEAPHSTNRKCDPAAPTHPTRYPTAAELDAYAQKTAGSPLSIKIFPSNIRVPQHKHLNRTVNGLDTTGQRYSPYPHFHTAGYQGLLAIVKASPGPSAKGVLKSAEGRRTKLSPAQVAAAPYPPPTPAGLSLGHGATAYRAASAKLPPTEAPGMAAPPPNVTVAASVIPLGGGRGLSLPPQSNLPSIQSIIYQINQHCQAQALQQVCQGVVVAPTPSNASPSKQATSSCSSGGGFAASLVAQSGLAYSGAEVVKAGAYGDSVDYILWQQQQKQQQQQQQATLRMYSGGSGGGGALSKSPEACLPGGGAMGVASASRPYPLPASISGGGGLDRLGSSPLNCAAMHGNFSVGQYFAPPWNSVLATPDSDCYNPQELPPPQPHPHVAHGHLHPHTHLHHQQHQHHHHPHAATDSGGGSGLCCGLPSRSLCSASTLSSSLQSLEYLINDIHPPCIKEQMLGKGYETVSVPRLLDHQHAHIRLPVYR, encoded by the coding sequence GTGACCCGGCCGCCCCTACGCACCCCACGCGGTACCCCACCGCGGCCGAGCTGGACGCCTACGCCCAAAAGACGGCCGGCAGCCCGCTCTCCATCAAGATCTTCCCCAGCAACATCCGGGTCCCTCAGCACAAGCACCTTAACCGCACCGTCAATGGCCTGGACACCACGGGCCAGCGCTACAGCCCATACCCACACTTCCACACGGCCGGCTATCAGGGCTTGCTGGCCATCGTCAAGGCATCACCGGGGCCCAGTGCTAAGGGTGTCCTCAAGAGTGCCGAGGGCAGACGGACTAAGCTGTCACCGGCCCAGGTGGCCGCGGCCCCCTATCCTCCCCCCACGCCCGCCGGCCTCAGCCTCGGCCACGGAGCTACAGCCTATCGCGCGGCTTCTGCCAAGCTCCCCCCCACGGAGGCACCAGGGATGGCGGCGCCCCCCCCCAACGTGACGGTGGCAGCTTCTGTGATCCCCCTGGGCGGGGGCCGCGGCCTCTCCCTGCCACCGCAGTCCAACCTGCCCTCCATCCAGAGCATCATCTACCAGATCAACCAGCACTGCCAGGCGCAGGCGCTGCAGCAGGTCTGCCAGGGGGTGGTGgtggcccccaccccctccaacgCCAGCCCCTCCAAGCAGGCCACCTCCTCTTGCTCCTCGGGTGGGGGTTTCGCGGCCAGCCTGGTGGCCCAAAGCGGGCTGGCGTACAGTGGCGCGGAGGTGGTCAAGGCAGGGGCTTATGGGGACAGCGTGGACTACATCCtatggcagcagcagcagaagcagcagcagcagcagcagcaggccacCCTACGCATGTACAGTGGTGGGAGCGGAGGAGGCGGAGCCCTCAGCAAGTCCCCGGAGGCGTGTCTCCCTGGAGGCGGGGCTATGGGTGTGGCCTCTGCATCCAGGCCCTACCCACTTCCGGCTAGCATCAGCGGGGGCGGAGGCTTGGATAGGCTGGGCTCCTCACCCTTGAACTGTGCCGCCATGCATGGCAACTTCTCTGTTGGCCAGTACTTCGCCCCGCCCTGGAACAGCGTGCTGGCGACACCGGACAGCGACTGCTACAACCCCCAGGAGCTGCCGCCCCCCCAGCCGCATCCTCACGTGGCCCACGGCCACCTCCACCCGCACACGCACCTTCACCACCAACAGCACCAACACCATCATCACCCCCACGCGGCCACGGACAGCGGTGGGGGCAGCGGCCTGTGCTGTGGCCTGCCCAGCAGGAGTCTGTGCAGTGCCTCCACTCtgagcagcagcctgcagtcgCTGGAGTACCTGATCAATGACATCCACCCGCCCTGCATCAAGGAGCAGATGCTGGGGAAGGGCTATGAGACCGTGTCCGTGCCGCGGCTCCTCGACCACCAGCACGCCCACATCCGCCTCCCCGTCTACAGATAA